The Streptomyces sp. Je 1-332 genome has a window encoding:
- a CDS encoding molybdopterin cofactor-binding domain-containing protein yields the protein MAGTKTTTGAPTEVTQKHNKGGIGESTLRPDGTLKVTGEFAYSSDMWHEDMLWGQTLRSTVAHAEIVSIDTVEALKTPGVYAVLTYDDLPAEMKNYGLEIQDTPVLAHGKVRHHGEPVALVAADHPETARRAAAKIVVEYKELPLITDEASATAPDAVLVHEGRDDHHIGHVPHPNIVHRQPIVRGNAEEAAKKADFIVKGEYTFGMQDQAFLGPESGLAVPSEDGGVELYVATQWLHSDLDQIAPVLGLPKDKVRMTLSGVGGAFGGREDISMQIHACLLALRTGKPVKIVYNRFESFFGHVHRHPAKLYYEHGATKDGKLTHMKCKIVLDGGAYASASPAVVGNASSLSVGPYVIEDVDIEAIALYSNNPPCGAMRGFGAVQACFAYEAQMDKLADKVGMDRVEFRQLNAMSQGTLLPTGQSVDSPAPVAEILRRVKARPMPPERQWESSEGADVRALPGGLSNTTHGEGVVRGVGYAVGIKNVGFSEGFDDYSTAKVRMEVINGEPVATVHTAMAEVGQGGITVHAQIARTELGVQQVTIHPADTQVGSAGSTSASRQTYVTGGAVKNSCELVREKVLEIGRRKFGSYHPAWATAELVLEGGKVLTDGGEALADLAELLDGESVEVEAEWRHRPTVAFDLKTGQGNGHVQYSFAAHRAVVEVDTELGLVKVIELATAQDVGKALNPLSVVGQIQGGTTQGLGVAVMEEIIVDPKTAKVRNPSFTDYLIPTILDTPTIPVDVLELADPNAPYGLRGMGEAPTLSSTPAVLAAIRNATGLELNRTPVRPEHLTGT from the coding sequence ACGGCACCCTCAAGGTCACCGGCGAGTTCGCCTACTCCTCGGACATGTGGCACGAGGACATGCTCTGGGGCCAGACGCTCCGCAGCACCGTCGCGCACGCCGAGATCGTCTCGATCGACACCGTCGAGGCGCTCAAGACTCCGGGCGTGTACGCCGTCCTGACGTACGACGACCTGCCCGCCGAGATGAAGAACTACGGCCTGGAGATCCAGGACACCCCGGTGCTCGCGCACGGCAAGGTCCGGCACCACGGTGAGCCGGTCGCCCTGGTGGCGGCCGACCACCCGGAGACCGCCCGCCGTGCCGCCGCGAAGATCGTGGTCGAGTACAAGGAACTGCCCCTCATCACCGACGAGGCCTCGGCGACCGCTCCGGACGCCGTGCTCGTGCACGAGGGCCGCGACGACCACCACATCGGTCACGTCCCGCACCCCAACATCGTGCACCGCCAGCCGATCGTCCGCGGCAACGCCGAAGAGGCCGCCAAGAAGGCCGACTTCATCGTCAAGGGCGAGTACACCTTCGGCATGCAGGACCAGGCCTTCCTCGGCCCGGAGTCCGGCCTCGCCGTACCGTCCGAGGACGGCGGCGTCGAGCTGTACGTCGCCACCCAGTGGCTGCACTCCGACCTCGACCAGATCGCCCCCGTCCTCGGCCTGCCCAAGGACAAGGTGCGCATGACGCTCTCCGGCGTCGGCGGCGCGTTCGGCGGCCGTGAAGACATCTCGATGCAGATCCACGCCTGCCTCCTGGCGCTGCGCACCGGCAAGCCGGTCAAGATCGTCTACAACCGGTTCGAGTCCTTCTTCGGCCACGTGCACCGCCACCCGGCGAAGCTGTACTACGAGCACGGCGCCACCAAGGACGGCAAGCTCACGCACATGAAGTGCAAGATCGTCCTGGACGGCGGCGCCTACGCGTCGGCCTCCCCGGCGGTCGTGGGCAACGCCTCGTCCCTGTCGGTCGGTCCGTACGTGATCGAGGACGTCGACATCGAGGCGATCGCCCTCTACTCCAACAACCCGCCGTGCGGCGCGATGCGCGGATTCGGCGCCGTCCAGGCCTGCTTCGCCTACGAGGCCCAGATGGACAAGCTCGCCGACAAGGTGGGCATGGACCGGGTCGAGTTCCGCCAGCTCAACGCCATGTCGCAGGGCACGCTCCTGCCGACGGGCCAGTCGGTCGACTCGCCGGCCCCGGTCGCCGAGATCCTGCGCCGCGTCAAGGCCCGCCCGATGCCGCCCGAGCGCCAGTGGGAGTCCAGCGAGGGCGCCGACGTCCGCGCGTTGCCCGGCGGACTCTCCAACACCACGCACGGCGAAGGCGTCGTCCGCGGTGTCGGCTACGCGGTCGGCATCAAGAACGTCGGCTTCTCCGAGGGCTTCGACGACTACTCCACCGCCAAGGTGCGCATGGAGGTCATCAACGGCGAGCCGGTCGCCACCGTGCACACCGCGATGGCGGAGGTCGGCCAGGGCGGCATCACCGTCCACGCGCAGATCGCCCGCACCGAGCTCGGCGTCCAGCAGGTGACCATCCACCCCGCCGACACCCAGGTGGGCTCCGCAGGGTCGACGTCCGCGTCCCGTCAGACGTACGTCACCGGTGGCGCGGTCAAGAACTCCTGCGAGCTCGTCCGCGAGAAGGTCCTGGAGATCGGCCGCCGCAAGTTCGGCTCGTACCACCCCGCGTGGGCCACCGCCGAGCTGGTCCTCGAAGGCGGCAAGGTCCTCACCGACGGCGGCGAGGCCCTCGCGGACCTGGCCGAGCTGCTCGACGGCGAGAGCGTCGAGGTCGAGGCCGAGTGGCGGCACCGTCCGACCGTGGCCTTCGACCTGAAGACCGGTCAGGGCAACGGCCACGTCCAGTACTCGTTCGCCGCGCACCGCGCGGTCGTCGAGGTGGACACCGAGCTCGGCCTGGTCAAGGTCATCGAGCTGGCCACCGCGCAGGACGTCGGCAAGGCGCTCAACCCGCTCTCCGTGGTCGGTCAGATCCAGGGTGGTACCACCCAGGGCCTGGGCGTCGCGGTGATGGAGGAGATCATCGTCGACCCGAAGACCGCGAAGGTGCGCAACCCCTCCTTCACGGACTACCTCATCCCGACCATCCTCGACACGCCGACCATCCCCGTCGACGTACTCGAACTGGCGGACCCGAACGCGCCCTACGGCCTGCGCGGCATGGGCGAGGCCCCGACCCTCTCGTCGACCCCGGCCGTCCTCGCGGCGATCCGGAACGCGACGGGTCTGGAGCTGAACAGGACGCCGGTACGTCCCGAACACCTCACCGGTACCTGA
- a CDS encoding NCS2 family permease has translation MTQQSTEPKTTAADAGNGTRVPAGRSWLDRYFHITQRGSTVGREVRGGITTFMAMAYIILLNPVILSVPDATGHRLDGDQLTTATVFAAAATTIVMGILGNVPLALAAGLSVSAVMAFQVAPEMTWGNAMAMCLIYGAIIILLVLTGLRSLIMDAIPLALKHAITMGIGMFVTLIGLVQAGFVTSMPSEHGDMGSKPIQLGIDDKLMGWPVLCFAVTVLLIFLLQVRKVPGAILIGIVGGTVFAAIVNQLAGMNAKDWGLNAPELSGSIVSSPDFGLFGEVSFSGIGDIGGITVGVIVFTLVLAGFFDAMGTIIGIGQQANLADKDGKMPGLNKALAIDGAGGVVGGFAGASGQTVFVESTAGVGDGARTGFASVVTGLAFALCLFFTPLAQLIPTQVASAALVVIGAMMLSNARHIDWTDQATAIPVFLTTVLMPFTYSITVGIAAGVIAHVLIKAVQGRAREIGWLMWVLALVFLAFFALHPIENWMGVK, from the coding sequence ATGACCCAGCAGTCAACGGAGCCGAAGACCACGGCAGCGGACGCCGGCAACGGCACGCGCGTCCCCGCCGGCAGGTCCTGGCTCGACCGGTATTTCCACATAACCCAGAGAGGGTCGACGGTCGGTCGGGAGGTGCGTGGCGGCATCACCACCTTCATGGCGATGGCCTACATCATCCTTCTGAACCCCGTGATCCTCTCGGTCCCCGACGCCACGGGACACCGGCTCGACGGTGATCAGCTGACCACCGCCACCGTCTTCGCGGCGGCCGCCACCACCATCGTCATGGGCATCCTGGGCAACGTGCCGCTCGCCCTCGCGGCGGGACTCAGCGTCTCCGCCGTCATGGCCTTCCAGGTCGCCCCGGAGATGACCTGGGGCAACGCGATGGCGATGTGCCTCATCTACGGCGCCATCATCATCCTGCTGGTCCTCACCGGCCTGCGGTCCCTGATCATGGACGCGATTCCCCTGGCACTGAAGCACGCCATCACCATGGGCATCGGCATGTTCGTCACGCTGATCGGCCTGGTCCAGGCGGGCTTCGTCACCTCGATGCCGTCCGAGCACGGCGACATGGGGTCGAAGCCGATCCAGTTGGGCATCGACGACAAGCTCATGGGCTGGCCCGTCCTGTGCTTCGCCGTCACCGTCCTGCTGATCTTCCTGCTCCAGGTCCGCAAGGTCCCGGGCGCGATCCTCATCGGCATCGTCGGCGGCACCGTCTTCGCCGCGATCGTGAACCAGCTCGCGGGCATGAACGCCAAGGACTGGGGCCTGAACGCCCCGGAGCTCAGCGGCTCCATCGTCTCGAGCCCCGACTTCGGCCTCTTCGGCGAGGTGTCCTTCAGCGGCATCGGTGACATCGGCGGCATCACCGTGGGTGTCATCGTCTTCACCCTGGTCCTCGCCGGCTTCTTCGACGCCATGGGAACCATCATCGGCATCGGCCAGCAGGCCAACCTCGCCGACAAGGACGGCAAGATGCCGGGTCTGAACAAGGCCCTGGCGATCGACGGTGCCGGTGGCGTCGTCGGTGGTTTCGCCGGTGCCTCCGGCCAGACCGTCTTCGTCGAGTCCACCGCGGGTGTCGGCGACGGCGCGCGCACCGGCTTCGCGAGCGTCGTCACCGGTCTCGCGTTCGCGCTCTGCCTCTTCTTCACCCCGCTCGCCCAGCTCATCCCGACCCAGGTCGCGTCCGCCGCCCTCGTCGTCATCGGCGCGATGATGCTGAGCAACGCCCGGCACATCGACTGGACCGACCAGGCCACCGCCATTCCGGTGTTCCTGACCACGGTCCTGATGCCGTTCACGTACTCGATCACGGTGGGTATCGCGGCCGGTGTCATCGCCCACGTCCTGATCAAGGCCGTCCAGGGCAGGGCCCGCGAGATCGGCTGGCTGATGTGGGTGCTCGCGCTCGTGTTCCTCGCCTTCTTCGCGCTCCATCCGATCGAGAACTGGATGGGCGTCAAGTAG
- a CDS encoding XdhC/CoxI family protein produces MLDIAAELNRWVEQGRDFAVATVVAVGGSAPRQPGAALAVDSDGTAIGSVSGGCVEGAVYDLCQQALEDGESVLERFGYSDEDAFAVGLTCGGIIDILVTPVRADSSVRPVVASALAAAASGEASAVARITSGPADLVGRALLVRSDADAPHEGGLGGHPELDRTAAGEARAMLDAGRTGTVEIGEDGSRCGQPLTLLVESSVPPPRMIVFGAIDFASALVRIGKFLGYRVSVCDARPVFATAARFPDADEIVVEWPHKYLERTEVDGRTVLCVLTHDAKFDVPLLELALRLPVAYVGAMGSRRTHEDRNKRLREVGVSELELTRLRSPIGLDLGARTPEETALSIAAEIVANRRGGSGVSLTGAHTPIHHEGARRPAGRIGSVA; encoded by the coding sequence ATGCTGGACATCGCCGCGGAGCTGAACCGGTGGGTCGAGCAGGGACGCGACTTCGCCGTCGCCACCGTGGTGGCGGTCGGCGGCAGCGCGCCCCGGCAGCCCGGCGCGGCCCTGGCCGTCGACTCCGACGGCACGGCGATCGGCTCCGTCTCCGGCGGGTGTGTGGAAGGCGCCGTCTACGACCTGTGTCAACAGGCGCTCGAAGACGGCGAGAGCGTCCTCGAACGCTTCGGATACAGCGACGAGGACGCCTTCGCCGTGGGCCTGACCTGCGGCGGAATCATCGACATCCTCGTCACCCCGGTCCGCGCGGACTCCTCCGTGCGGCCGGTCGTCGCGTCCGCCCTCGCGGCGGCCGCGTCGGGCGAGGCCTCGGCCGTCGCCCGCATCACCTCCGGGCCCGCGGACCTCGTGGGCCGGGCTCTTCTCGTACGTTCCGACGCCGACGCCCCTCATGAGGGCGGCCTCGGCGGACACCCCGAACTGGACCGCACCGCGGCGGGCGAGGCCCGCGCGATGCTGGACGCGGGGCGCACCGGCACAGTGGAGATCGGTGAGGACGGATCGCGCTGCGGGCAGCCGCTCACGCTCCTCGTCGAGTCGAGCGTCCCGCCGCCCCGCATGATCGTGTTCGGCGCGATCGACTTCGCGTCGGCGCTCGTCAGGATCGGCAAGTTCCTCGGCTACCGCGTGAGCGTCTGCGACGCGCGGCCCGTCTTCGCCACGGCGGCCCGCTTCCCGGACGCGGACGAGATCGTCGTCGAGTGGCCCCACAAGTACCTGGAGCGGACGGAGGTCGACGGCCGCACCGTCCTGTGCGTCCTGACGCACGACGCCAAGTTCGACGTGCCCCTGCTCGAACTCGCCCTGCGCCTCCCGGTCGCCTACGTCGGCGCCATGGGATCGCGCCGCACACACGAGGACCGCAACAAGCGGCTGCGCGAAGTGGGCGTCAGCGAGCTGGAGTTGACCCGGCTCCGCTCGCCCATCGGCCTCGACCTGGGGGCGCGTACCCCGGAGGAGACGGCCCTCTCCATCGCCGCGGAGATCGTCGCGAACCGGCGGGGCGGCAGCGGGGTCTCGCTGACGGGCGCGCACACGCCGATCCACCACGAGGGCGCGCGGCGTCCGGCCGGGCGCATCGGATCGGTGGCCTGA
- a CDS encoding FAD-dependent monooxygenase: MKVACVGGGPAALYLSILLKRQDPSHDITVHERNPAGSTYGWGVTYWGGLRDKLRAGDPESARAISEHSVRWSDGVAHVGDRRTVHHGDEGFGIGRHRLLDILTNRARDLGVRVEFEREITDAAQLPDADLIVAADGVRSALRERHTGHFGAEVALGRNKYIWLGTTKVFDSFTFAFVETAHGWIWCYGYRFSDERSTCVIECSPETWTGLRLHEASEAEGLALLERLFAGPLDGHRLIGRAHADGSAQWLNFRTLTNRTWHRGNVVLLGDAAHTTHYSIGAGTTLALEDAIALAGALRGSDALRGSDALRGGPRLTPALARYERERRAALLSVQSAARYSAQWYENLPRYIGLDPAQMFALLGQRHSPLLPHVPPQLYYRIDRAAEQLEPLRRMKRWLGPRVARTLHGRSRPQTPRG; encoded by the coding sequence GTGAAAGTCGCCTGCGTCGGTGGCGGGCCCGCCGCCCTCTACCTCTCGATCCTGCTCAAGCGGCAGGACCCGTCCCACGACATCACCGTCCACGAGCGCAACCCGGCCGGGTCCACCTACGGCTGGGGCGTCACCTACTGGGGCGGCCTGCGCGACAAGCTCCGCGCCGGTGACCCCGAGTCCGCGCGCGCCATCAGCGAGCACTCGGTCCGCTGGAGCGACGGCGTCGCGCACGTCGGCGACCGCAGAACCGTCCACCACGGGGACGAGGGCTTCGGCATCGGCCGCCACCGGCTCCTCGACATCCTCACGAACCGGGCCCGGGACCTCGGCGTACGCGTCGAGTTCGAGCGGGAGATCACCGACGCGGCCCAGCTGCCCGACGCCGATCTGATCGTCGCCGCCGACGGCGTCAGGAGCGCGCTGCGCGAGCGCCACACCGGTCACTTCGGAGCCGAGGTCGCACTCGGCCGCAACAAGTACATCTGGCTCGGCACCACCAAGGTCTTCGACTCCTTCACCTTCGCCTTCGTGGAGACCGCGCACGGCTGGATCTGGTGCTACGGCTACCGCTTCAGCGACGAGCGGAGCACCTGCGTCATCGAGTGCTCCCCGGAGACCTGGACGGGCCTTCGTCTGCACGAGGCGAGCGAGGCCGAAGGGCTCGCCCTCCTGGAGCGGCTCTTCGCGGGGCCCTTGGACGGGCATCGTCTGATCGGCCGCGCGCACGCCGACGGCAGCGCGCAGTGGCTCAACTTCCGGACGCTGACCAACCGGACGTGGCACCGCGGCAACGTGGTCCTGCTCGGCGACGCCGCCCACACCACGCACTACTCGATCGGCGCGGGCACGACGCTCGCCCTGGAGGACGCGATCGCCTTGGCGGGCGCGCTACGGGGGAGCGATGCGCTGCGGGGGAGCGATGCGCTGCGGGGAGGCCCGCGGCTCACTCCCGCTCTCGCGCGCTACGAGCGGGAGCGGCGCGCCGCCCTGCTCTCCGTGCAGAGCGCGGCGCGCTACAGCGCCCAGTGGTACGAGAACCTGCCGCGCTACATCGGCCTCGACCCGGCCCAGATGTTCGCGCTCCTCGGCCAGCGCCACTCCCCGCTGCTCCCGCACGTCCCGCCGCAGCTGTACTACCGGATCGACCGCGCCGCCGAGCAGTTGGAGCCGCTGCGCAGGATGAAGCGCTGGCTGGGCCCGAGGGTTGCCCGCACCCTGCACGGCCGCTCGCGCCCGCAGACTCCTCGGGGCTGA
- a CDS encoding SRPBCC family protein: MALFRIERESSLPAAEVWRRLTTWERHADVVPLTRITVRTPPPSGEGTVFVARSGLGPLGFDDVMEVVTWGPATEGGGMCRLEKRGSFVTGWAEIEVSARPGTAGSAVVWREELRVRWLPRAFDGVLRAAARHMFGRAVDGLLTSPPPRPYA; the protein is encoded by the coding sequence GTGGCTCTCTTCCGTATCGAGCGGGAATCGTCTCTGCCCGCCGCCGAGGTCTGGCGCCGGCTCACCACGTGGGAGCGGCATGCCGATGTGGTGCCGCTGACGCGGATCACCGTGCGCACGCCCCCGCCCAGCGGCGAGGGCACGGTGTTCGTCGCCCGCAGCGGACTCGGCCCCCTCGGGTTCGACGACGTGATGGAGGTCGTGACGTGGGGCCCCGCCACGGAGGGCGGCGGCATGTGCCGACTGGAGAAGCGGGGTTCGTTCGTGACGGGGTGGGCCGAGATCGAGGTGTCCGCCCGGCCGGGGACTGCCGGTTCGGCGGTCGTCTGGCGCGAGGAACTGCGGGTGCGGTGGCTGCCGCGGGCCTTCGACGGGGTGCTCCGGGCCGCCGCGCGCCACATGTTCGGACGGGCGGTGGACGGCCTGCTCACCTCTCCCCCGCCGCGGCCGTACGCGTGA
- a CDS encoding polysaccharide deacetylase family protein: MKRSTPAFRRAASMTAMTSAVMAVALTGCTKVDTTAPSSVRKDAASVSVERQAKLGTVDCRKAKCVALTFDAGPSENSPRLLDILKEEKVPATFFLLGKNHIAEHPELVKRMAAEGHEVASHTWSHKILTDITPDEAREELRRTDEAIEKLTGHEPTLMRPPQGRTNPDVNEIAREEGLSEVLWSVTAKDYTTNDSALIRKRVIDQTKRDGIILLHDIYKGTVPAVPGIIDALKKRGYVFVTVPQLLAPGKAEPGKVYRP, from the coding sequence ATGAAGAGATCCACCCCAGCGTTCCGTCGAGCCGCTTCCATGACGGCCATGACCTCCGCGGTCATGGCCGTCGCCCTGACGGGATGCACGAAGGTGGACACGACGGCGCCCAGTTCCGTCCGCAAGGACGCGGCGTCCGTGAGCGTCGAGCGCCAGGCGAAGCTGGGAACGGTCGACTGCCGCAAGGCGAAGTGCGTGGCCCTGACGTTCGACGCGGGGCCGAGCGAGAACTCGCCGCGGCTGCTCGACATCCTCAAGGAGGAGAAGGTGCCGGCCACCTTCTTCCTGCTCGGCAAGAACCACATCGCCGAGCACCCCGAGCTGGTGAAGCGCATGGCCGCCGAGGGGCACGAGGTGGCGAGCCACACGTGGTCGCACAAGATCCTCACTGACATCACGCCGGACGAGGCGCGCGAGGAACTGCGCAGGACCGACGAGGCGATAGAGAAGCTGACCGGCCACGAGCCGACGCTGATGCGCCCGCCGCAGGGCCGCACCAACCCCGACGTCAACGAGATCGCGCGCGAGGAGGGCCTCTCGGAGGTCCTGTGGAGCGTCACCGCCAAGGACTACACGACCAACGACTCCGCCCTGATCCGAAAGCGCGTCATCGATCAGACCAAGCGGGACGGCATCATCCTGCTGCACGACATCTACAAGGGGACGGTGCCCGCGGTGCCGGGCATCATCGACGCGTTGAAGAAGCGCGGCTACGTCTTCGTGACGGTTCCGCAGCTGCTCGCGCCGGGGAAGGCCGAGCCGGGGAAGGTCTACCGCCCCTAG
- a CDS encoding FAD-binding oxidoreductase: protein MTERLTCDVVVVGAGMVGAACALYAARAGLSVALVDRGPVAGGTTGSGEGNILVSDKEPGPELELALLSGRLWTRLAAEPGVGEAIEYEAKGGVVVASSEEGRAALGEFAAGQREAGVDARAVTADELHDLEPHLAPATAGGVFYPQDAQVMPSLAAAQLLRMARRLGTELRTGWTVTAVLRTAAGAVRGIRTDGGEIHAPYVVNAAGTWGGDLAALAGTTLPVLPRRGFVLVTEPLPRMVRHKVYAADYVADVASGSAALQTSPVVEGTAAGPVLIGASRERVGFDRSFSLPVMRALAAGATRLFPFLADVRAMRAYIGFRPYMPDHLPAIGPDARVPGLIHACGHEGAGIGLATGTGHLIAQTLAGTAPDLDLTPFRPHRFADSRSSEEAP, encoded by the coding sequence GTGACAGAGCGGCTGACCTGCGATGTTGTGGTTGTCGGCGCCGGGATGGTGGGCGCCGCGTGTGCCCTGTACGCGGCGCGGGCGGGGCTGTCCGTCGCCCTGGTGGACCGCGGGCCGGTGGCCGGCGGTACGACCGGGTCCGGCGAGGGGAACATCCTCGTTTCCGACAAGGAGCCAGGGCCGGAGCTCGAGCTGGCCCTCCTCTCCGGCCGGTTGTGGACGCGGCTCGCTGCCGAGCCGGGCGTGGGCGAAGCCATCGAGTACGAGGCCAAGGGTGGCGTGGTCGTGGCGTCGTCCGAGGAAGGACGCGCGGCGCTGGGGGAGTTCGCCGCCGGGCAGCGCGAGGCGGGGGTCGACGCGCGGGCCGTCACGGCCGACGAGCTGCACGACCTCGAACCGCACCTCGCACCCGCCACGGCAGGCGGCGTCTTCTATCCGCAGGACGCCCAGGTGATGCCGTCCCTGGCCGCGGCCCAACTACTGCGCATGGCACGGCGTTTGGGGACCGAGCTGCGCACAGGCTGGACCGTCACCGCAGTGCTGCGAACCGCGGCCGGTGCGGTACGCGGGATCCGTACCGACGGTGGCGAGATCCACGCCCCGTACGTCGTGAACGCGGCGGGCACCTGGGGCGGCGACCTCGCCGCCCTCGCCGGAACCACCCTGCCCGTGCTGCCCCGGCGCGGCTTCGTCCTGGTCACGGAGCCACTGCCGCGCATGGTCCGGCACAAGGTGTACGCCGCCGACTACGTGGCGGACGTGGCCAGCGGTTCCGCCGCGCTCCAGACGTCACCGGTGGTCGAGGGGACAGCGGCGGGGCCGGTCCTGATCGGGGCGAGCCGCGAACGGGTCGGCTTCGACCGCTCCTTCTCCCTGCCGGTCATGCGGGCCTTGGCGGCCGGGGCGACCCGGCTCTTCCCGTTCCTCGCGGACGTCCGCGCGATGCGCGCGTACATCGGCTTCCGCCCCTACATGCCGGACCACCTCCCCGCCATAGGCCCCGACGCCCGCGTGCCGGGGCTCATCCACGCCTGCGGGCACGAGGGCGCGGGGATCGGACTGGCCACGGGGACGGGCCACTTGATCGCACAGACGCTGGCCGGGACGGCCCCGGATCTGGACCTGACTCCGTTCCGTCCCCACCGTTTCGCCGACAGCCGGTCGTCCGAGGAGGCGCCTTGA
- a CDS encoding (2Fe-2S)-binding protein translates to MSGHTVTFDGREIPALPGQTVAAALWSAGITAWRTTRWGGEPRGVFCGIGVCFDCLVEINGRANQRACLVPAAPGDVIRSGDEDVA, encoded by the coding sequence ATGAGTGGACACACCGTCACGTTCGACGGCCGGGAGATCCCGGCCCTGCCGGGCCAGACAGTGGCCGCGGCGCTCTGGTCGGCGGGCATCACGGCCTGGCGCACCACAAGATGGGGCGGCGAACCAAGGGGAGTCTTCTGCGGGATCGGCGTCTGCTTCGACTGCCTGGTGGAGATCAACGGGCGGGCGAATCAACGGGCTTGCCTGGTACCGGCGGCTCCCGGAGATGTGATCAGGAGCGGAGATGAGGACGTTGCGTGA